Within Synechococcus sp. NB0720_010, the genomic segment AGGAAACCGTCAAGCTCGTGTCCGAACACCGAGCCTGCATGGACCGTGTTGTAGAGCTCCTGATTGAGAAGGAGAGCCTCGATGGCGATGAGTTCCGCGCCATCGTCAGCGAATTCACCACCGTCCCCGAGAAGGAGCGCTTCTCTCCTCTGCTGAGCAGCACCGAAGCTGCCTCGGCCTGAAGCTGAAGAACAACAAAGCCCGCGGTCAACCCGCGGGCTTTTTGCTGTCTAGACGGCAGCGGTCGGAGCAATAAATCACCTGCTCCCAAACCGATGCCCATTTTTTGCGCCATTGGAAAGGGCGCTGGCAGACAGGGCAGATTTTGCTGGGACGTTCACTTGGTGGGCGCCCCCGGCCGCCCACCGCTCCGCTGCGTTGACCGCGCCCGCGGGCCATGGAGCCTTCGCTCGATCAGACAGGGCGCACGGGGCGCTTGTCGATCACCTTGTCGATCAGGCCGTACTCGACTGCTTCGGCGGGAGACATGAAGAAGTCGCGATCGGTGTCGTCCTCGATGCGGTTCAGGGGCTGACCGGTGCGATCGGAGAGCTCCTGGTTGAGCTTCTTCTTGAGATACAGGATTTCGTCGGCCTGAATGCGAATGTCGCTGGCCTGGCCCTGGGCCCCGCCCAGGGGCTGGTGGATCATGATCCGCGAGTGGGTCAGGCTGCTGCGCTTGCCCTTGGCACCGGCGCAGAGCAGGAAGGCGCCCATCGAGGCAGCCAGACCAACGCAGACGGTCTGCACATCAGGCTTGATGTGCTGCATCGTGTCGAAGATGCCCAGGCCGTCGTAGACGGAGCCGCCCGGGGAATTGATGTAGAGGAAGATGTCCTTCTCGGGATCCTCGGCTTCCAAGAAGAGCAGTTGGGCAACGATCCGATTGGCGGACTCTGAGGTCACCGGTTCGCCCAGGAAGACGATGCGCTCCCGCAAAAGGCGGGAGTAGATATCAAAAGCGCGCTCACCACGGCCCGACTCTTCGATCACGATCGGGATCATGGTCACGGGCGGCCTCTGCAGATGGGCGGATCCTACTGAGGTTCAGCCCTGTTCAGCGTTCTCAGCGAGCTAGGGTCGCCTGAACTTGATGGATGTTTGAGCGTGGGTGCGAGCCTGACCGTTGCCGATAGCAAGCGGGCCTTTCACCAGGCGTTCCCCTACGTCATCGCGCCGCTCTATCGCCGCCTGGTGGACGAACTCCTGGTGGAACTGCACCTGCTGAGCCATCAGAAGGGGTTCCAAGCCGATGGCCTCTTTGCCGTTGGTCTGACCCAAGTGTTTGACAGCTTCTCCAACGGTTACAAGCCCGAGGCGCAGCGGGAGCCCCTGTTCCAGGCCCTCTGCAGCGCCAACGGCTTCGATGGGGGGGCCTTCCGTCAAATGGCATCCGACGCCGCTACCCAGGTGGGCCACCACAGCCTCGATGAGGTCAAGGGCTGGTTGAGCAACCGCGGCGAAGGCGCACCTGCGCCAATCGCCGGACTGCTGCACGGCGTGCAGCGCGAAGACTTCCACTACTCCCGACTGGTCGCCGTCGGACTCCTGAGCCTGCTTCAACGGGCCCAGGGCGCCGAAGCGATGGATCCTCAGGCCCTACGCAGCGCTGCCCACGAGATCGGTGAGGCCATGGGCCTGATCAAAGCCCGCGTCGACAAGGACCTCAGCCTCTATGCCGGGAACATCGAGAAGATGACCCAAGCGGTGGAACTGATGGAAGAGACCCTGGCCGCCGAGCGCCGTCGCCGCGAGCGTGCCGCAGCCGAGCACGAGGCCAATCACTAAAGCTTGAGTTCGCCGCTCAGGGCCGTTTGCCCGTCAACTCCTCTGGGGTGTTCACCCGTGATCTCCAGCTGACCGGCGCGCCGGACCACCAGAGGCAGCAGTGAGGGAAGCAGCCCCTTGGCCTGCAACTGGCTAGGCCTGAGTTGCAGGGACCAGCTTGCGGGTCGTTCAGCGACCTCAGCCGCAACGGCGGCAGGAGGTGGGCCAAGGAAAAGCAGCAGCTGCTGCTTCGAAAGCCAGCGCCAGCCGCCTTGGGCCACGCCATCGCGACTCCAGAGCCGTTGACCAGCGTCACCAGGGCTCGGAGCCAGACCTTGATCCTTCAGGGCTTGCTCCACGGCCGCCAGCCGCGCCGTCCAGAAGGAACGACCGTCCCGCAGCCGCAGCTGCAGCTGAAGGCCCGCCAGGAACGGACCCCGTTCAACGGCCGAGAGACGCAGAACAAAGGGGCTTTGTGACAAGCGCTTGAGGGCATCGGCCTTGAGGCCGTAGCGCTCGGCGAGCGCCTGCTTCAAGGCGCCACTACTCAACAGCCCGCGCAGCAGGAGCTCCAGCTTCGGGCCCTGCAGAGCCAGCAGCGTGGGAGGCGCCAGCGCGCGCGTCTGAGCTCTGGGAACCGGGCGGGGGCCCGCCGCCAGGCTGCCGCGGGCTGCATCGGCCTCACCGCTCCAGAGCAGCCTGTTGCCCTCACTGCTGAGGGCCAGGCAGCCCTGCTGCAGGCTGCTGGCCAGGGGTGCCAGGGGACCCAGGAGCGATGAGAGGCCAGCAGCACTCCAATAGACCGCATCACCCCGTTGCAGCTGCTGAGCGCAACGCCGCTCAAGGCCGCGCAGGGACGGTCGATCGAGGCGCAATTGCGCCTGAAGTTCGTTGCGCACCAGGGGGTTAGGGGCCACCAGGGTCAGCTGCTCAAAGCGGAGCGCGTTCTGAGGCAGGGGTGTCTTGGAGGGGACCTCAAGCACAAGGACCGCACCGGCTGAGCTGTGGGTTCCCCAGAATTGCCACCAGAGCTGAGGTCGAGCCGACCAAAGCGGGGCCGCCTGGGGACCAAGGCGCTGGGTCCACAGGGCCGGTGGCGGGTCGGCTGGACGGGAACGGTGGGTCTGAAACAGCGAGGCCTCCAGAAGGAGCCGATCGAGACCGCGGGCTGAGCCGCGAGGAAAGAGCCATAGAGCCAGGGCTGGTAGCAGCACCAGCAAGGCCGTCACTGCCAAGCTGTTGCGCAGGCCCTTCATCAGCTGACCGCTCCATAGAGAGTCGTGCGCTCCCGCACGGGCCGGCCCAATGTCAGCGCCGACGAGCGAAGAGCCTGAACCGATTGGCAGGTGCCCCCCTGGGCGCCCGCCATGCTTGTGATGCTCTCCTCCATCAGCGTGCCACCGAGGTCATTGCAGCCCCAGCGCAGGGCCTCCGTGGCACCAGCGAGGGTGAGCTTCACCCAGCTGGGCTGATGGTTTCGGAACCATGGCCCGAGCAGCAGGCGCGCCTTTGCGGTGAGAAGCAACATCTCCAGGCGATCGGGTTGATCTCGTCCCACGCGATGACGCAAGGCTGCCGGAGCTTGAGCTCCAATGAACGGAAGCAGAACGAACTCAGAAAAGCCAGCCTGTCCGGCCCGAAGCGCCTCCTGCTGCAGGGCCACCAGGGTCAAGAGATGAAGGGCACGATCGCGGGCATTTTCAATGTGACCGGCCATCAGCGTGGCCGTGCTGGCGAGGCCAAGGCGATGGCACTGAAGGATCACCGCGCACCACTGCCGAGCGCTGATCTTCTCTGGACAAAGCTGGGCGCGAACCCCATCGCTCAAGACCTCAGCAGCGGTACCGGGGATCGAAGCCAGGCCGGCTGATCGCAGTTGCTCGAGCACAGCCTGCAAAGCGCTCCCGTCCTGCTCAGCAATGAACAGCAGCTCCTGTGGGGAGAAGGCATGCAGGTGCAGTCCAGGGGCCGCATCCCGCAGAGCCTCCAGTAAATCGACGTAGTAGCGGAGTGCCGAACCGTTGGTGCGGGCCGCTGGATTCAATCCCCCCTGGATGCAGAGCTCTGTCGCTCCAAGGGCTGCGGCCTCAGCGGCCTTGCTGCGAAGCAGCTCCAGGTCATGCCAGTAGGCGCCTGGAGCGCCGGCATCACGGCGAAAGGCGCAAAAGCTGCAGTGTTGAACGCAGTGGTTGGTGAAGTTGAGATTCCGGTTCACCACGTAGGTGACCGTCTCTCCAACCAGCTCTTGCCGCAGGGCATCGGCCTGCTGCTGAAGGCTGACGGAGTCGCCACAGCTCAGTAGTGCCTCGGCAGCAGCAATCGAAGCAGGGCTGGCAGGGTTTTGCGCCAGTGCGTCCTGGAGCTGCTGCTGCGACTGCAGAGTCCAGGGTTCTGGATGAAGAGAAGCGGAACGATCTGGAGCTGTCACCAACAGCTCGACGGAACGGTCCCAGGCCCAAGGTTCAAAAACCCCCGGCTCGAGCGTCACTTGCGGGCGCGAGCTGAGGGCTGAACCGGTTGCTGGCGGCGACGCCTGTCGCGCCACTCAATGGTGGAGAGATAGAGAACTCCACCGCTGACAAACACCAACAGTGCCGCGGTGGTCACCGCGAGAACACTGTTGATGTTGAGCGACTCAATCACGGATGAGTAACCCGGCGCTCAGGCTCAGAAATTCAGGGTGCCGTCGCCGTTGCGACCCCAGACGACCATGGCGATCGAGAAGGTGAAGACGGCGGCAAGAGCGGCCCAACCCACAGTGATCAGCATGGTGCGCAGAAAGCGTTTGGACGAGTGTAACCAGGGCTGTGACCCAAACTGAGATCAGATCTGCTGGCTGTTTCGAGATGCAACCCATCCGCTCCATCAGTTCCTCCCCAGGCGGACAGGCCGTCATGGAGCGGCAGCGGGTCAGGGCTCCTTATCCCACGGGTCGGGTGATCGTTCTCGACGATGACCACAACACGTTCCAACACGTGGTTGAGGTGCTGGTGAAACACATCCCAGCCATGGTCAGCGATCGCGCCTGGGAGCTGGCCCATCAGATTGACTCGCAGGGCTCAGCGGTGGTTTGGAGCGGTCCGCTCGAGCAGGCTGAGCTCTACCACCAACTCTTGGCCGGAGAGGGCCTAACCATGGCACCCGTGGAGCGGGGCTAAGGATCTCGGTTAAGCGAAGCGCCGTTGCAGCAGCTCGAACATCGGCAGCGTGCGCAGACGCTCCTGTTCGGCATCCAAAACGAAGCTGAGGATGCGACCTGAGCAGACCGCCACACCCTTGACGCTCTGGTCGCCACTGCGCTCAAGGCTGACCAACTGGGCGGCACCACCAAGCTCGTCACTGAGCCGTTGCCGCAGCTGCTCGCGCAGCTCTGGAGCGTGCTGGCCTGCCATCCGGCAAAAGGAGGGGACAGCATCTCTAGCAGCGGTCAGGCAATCCCGCCACCAGGGCACTCGTTTCTAAGGTGCCCGCCATGGGACGGCTGGTCATCACCCACAGCACCTACCTCGAGGGCCTGATTCCCTGCCTGAAACGGCTGGTCCGGGAGCCCGAGATCGACACGATCACCCCCGCGGTCATTTCAAGGGTCAAGGGCCGGGCGCCAGAACTGCGCCTGAAGGTCTCCATTCCCATTCGCGGTGGCTGGAAGGTAGTTGCACGGCGCGGAAGCAGCGCCCAGGAAGTGTTTGTGGTGACGGGGCTGAGCGCCATGGAACTGGAGCAGCGAATCCAGAGCGCGCTGGCGCGCTGATCTAGACCTCGACGTCCTGACCCCACTGGGGCGCCACCGGGGTCCAGCCACGGCTCAGAAGAGCCCGCCAAAGCTCAACTGCCTGGTCTCGATGGAGGTGGTCACGGGACTGGAGCAGAGGAGGTTGTGCTGGAAAAGGTCGCCCTGAATCGACGAAGACCATCGGGTCTTGCGCCCAACTTTTTTCGTCGCGATGGAAGCGCTTGGTCGCGAGCGTGGCGGGATCCTGGAGCCAACCGTGTCCTGACATGGGGGTGAGGCGGCAGAAGCAGCGGACGCAGCGGGCCAGACCCAATCCGAGGCGCGAAAGGTGGCGTACGGGGAAGCAACAGGAGCCATCAGCCCGATGCGAGTACACCTGTACTAGCCGGCTTCAGTTGT encodes:
- a CDS encoding DUF2256 domain-containing protein, which encodes MARGRGQRSGAVGGRGRPPSERPSKICPVCQRPFQWRKKWASVWEQVIYCSDRCRLDSKKPAG
- the clpP gene encoding ATP-dependent Clp endopeptidase proteolytic subunit ClpP, coding for MIPIVIEESGRGERAFDIYSRLLRERIVFLGEPVTSESANRIVAQLLFLEAEDPEKDIFLYINSPGGSVYDGLGIFDTMQHIKPDVQTVCVGLAASMGAFLLCAGAKGKRSSLTHSRIMIHQPLGGAQGQASDIRIQADEILYLKKKLNQELSDRTGQPLNRIEDDTDRDFFMSPAEAVEYGLIDKVIDKRPVRPV
- the psb29 gene encoding photosystem II biogenesis protein Psp29 produces the protein MGASLTVADSKRAFHQAFPYVIAPLYRRLVDELLVELHLLSHQKGFQADGLFAVGLTQVFDSFSNGYKPEAQREPLFQALCSANGFDGGAFRQMASDAATQVGHHSLDEVKGWLSNRGEGAPAPIAGLLHGVQREDFHYSRLVAVGLLSLLQRAQGAEAMDPQALRSAAHEIGEAMGLIKARVDKDLSLYAGNIEKMTQAVELMEETLAAERRRRERAAAEHEANH
- the cofH gene encoding 7,8-didemethyl-8-hydroxy-5-deazariboflavin synthase subunit CofH gives rise to the protein MTAPDRSASLHPEPWTLQSQQQLQDALAQNPASPASIAAAEALLSCGDSVSLQQQADALRQELVGETVTYVVNRNLNFTNHCVQHCSFCAFRRDAGAPGAYWHDLELLRSKAAEAAALGATELCIQGGLNPAARTNGSALRYYVDLLEALRDAAPGLHLHAFSPQELLFIAEQDGSALQAVLEQLRSAGLASIPGTAAEVLSDGVRAQLCPEKISARQWCAVILQCHRLGLASTATLMAGHIENARDRALHLLTLVALQQEALRAGQAGFSEFVLLPFIGAQAPAALRHRVGRDQPDRLEMLLLTAKARLLLGPWFRNHQPSWVKLTLAGATEALRWGCNDLGGTLMEESITSMAGAQGGTCQSVQALRSSALTLGRPVRERTTLYGAVS
- the petN gene encoding cytochrome b6-f complex subunit PetN, which encodes MLITVGWAALAAVFTFSIAMVVWGRNGDGTLNF
- the clpS gene encoding ATP-dependent Clp protease adapter ClpS produces the protein MQPIRSISSSPGGQAVMERQRVRAPYPTGRVIVLDDDHNTFQHVVEVLVKHIPAMVSDRAWELAHQIDSQGSAVVWSGPLEQAELYHQLLAGEGLTMAPVERG
- a CDS encoding DUF2103 domain-containing protein, with translation MGRLVITHSTYLEGLIPCLKRLVREPEIDTITPAVISRVKGRAPELRLKVSIPIRGGWKVVARRGSSAQEVFVVTGLSAMELEQRIQSALAR
- a CDS encoding DUF1651 domain-containing protein — encoded protein: MSGHGWLQDPATLATKRFHRDEKSWAQDPMVFVDSGRPFPAQPPLLQSRDHLHRDQAVELWRALLSRGWTPVAPQWGQDVEV